GAAGGGCGGGGCAAAAACCGCCGGGTTGAGATTCTTGTTCTGGTCAAGAAGGCGGAATAGACATGAATGCGAAACTGGGTCTGGTATTTTATGGAGTGCTTACTGCCTGTCTGCTTTGCGCCTCTCTGGCCACGGCAGCCCAACCCAGTGTAGAAGACTTTTTGGGGACTCGTAAGGTTATTGCCGTTATCCCCTTCGGCCTGGGGAGCGCTGACCTCGACAAACCCGCGCGGCACATCATTGACCAGCTTGTCGAGCGTTTGAAACAAGTCGATCCCAAGCGGAAAGTCGTCCGGTTTGAGGGGTTCTCCAGCCCTGAAGGCTCGGAAGTGACCAATATCAACCTATCCATGAAACGGGCAATGGCGGTTGAAGACTACCTCCGAACCGTCTACCATCTTCCCCCAACGCGATATCTTATCGGTCTCGGGGTGGCCGGGGGAACGACTCTTGATGTTGTCGCGCAACGTCGGGTGGAGGTTGTTTTTTATGATAACCTCCTTAATATGGAAGATGCCGAGGTCGATAAGGTGATTATCGACGACAGCAAGGACTAGGGCGATCATGGTCGATCTGAATGCACTGAAAAACAGTTCTCTCTTCAAAGGAATGACCGATGCCGAGATGGCGGCCCTGGCGTCGGTCTTTCATGAAAAAGCCATGACCGAAGGGGCAACCATATTCGTTGAACAGATGCCGGGAGAAATGCTTTACCTGATTCAGTCCGGTACGGTGAAAATCTCCAAGATGCTGGCTGAAGGAGAAGAGAAAACCTTGGTCCTGCTGGGTCCCGAGGATGTTTTTGGCGAAATGGCCATCCTGGACGGCTCTCCCCGTTCGGCGACGGCCAGGGTTGCTGAAAACGCCCGGCTGCTCTGTATTAAAAAGACGGATTTCGAGGTTCTCTGTGATGAACAGCCCCGACTGGGGATGAAATTGATGCGGAATATTATCCGCGTGTTCAGTCAGCGCATCCGCGACAACAATGATGAATTTCGCGACATGCTGCTCTGGTCGCTGGGAAAAAAGAAATCCTGAACTGGAGACTGACCATGAGATTTTTGCTGCCTGTCCTGCTGCTTGTTTTGCTGCCCCTTTTCGGATGCAGCGTATCGATTGTCCCCCAGGCCGGTCGCGGTTACCAGCTCAACAAGGACAACAGTCTTACGGCAGAGAAGGAAAATCTCAAGGTCACGGTCGGAATCCAGGAGCTTGAAGTTGCCCCGTACCGCATGGTCGACAATATCACGTCGTTCAAGGTTACTCTCGATAATGGCGGAGACCGGGAACTGCTGATTCCGCTTGAATCCTTTGTCCTGGTGGATGGGGAAGGCCAGCAGTACCGACCCATCGCGCCGGCGCAAATTCAGCAGATCGTCAAAAAGGATTCCAACTACCTGATTCCCTATCCGTATGTCGGTTACTATTACCTTGAGGACAAAGAGAAGTCTTCCCGCAATCAGACCTTTGAATCGGCACGTCCCTTCTATGCGGAAAACTATCCCCAGGATATCTTTACCCAGGCCCTGCCGGTGGATGCCATCCTGCCGGGGGCCAAGATTTCGGGCCTGCTGTATTTTGTCGTTGAATTGACCAACAAGAAATCCTTTGAGCTTCGCCTCTACCTGCCGGGGACTCCATCCTCCGGACCTCCCGATTTCAGTTTTCCTTTCAGCGTTGAAAAAAACTGATCCTTTCGTTATAGTCACCCCGATTTTTACCGTGGATTCTTCCGGTTTTTATCCGCAGGAACCGATGTCGTAGTCGGTCCGGTTTCCTCTCCCTTTGTCCCTGGAATGTAAAAAGCCATGCTCCTTTTGGAGCGGGGAGGCTCTTGTCCGATGTTTGAACTGCTGTTGAACCGAGATCTGATATTCGGACTCATGGGTGGCCTGGGGCTCTTCCTGTTCGGCATGAAGACCATGTCCGAGGGGCTGCAGAAAATCGCCGGCAACAGGATGCGAAAAATTCTGTCGGCGCTGACAAACAACCGTATTGTCGGCACCCTGGTCGGCCTGGCGGTGACTGCCATTATTCAGTCCTCCAGCGCAACAACAGTTATGGTTGTCGGTTTTGTCAATGCCGGCCTGATGTCCCTGGTGCAGTCGATCGGGGTTGTCCTCGGGGCCAATATCGGCACCACGATCACCGCCCAGATCATTGCTTTCAAGGTTTCCTACCTGGCGCTGCCGGCGATCGGAGTCGGGGCCGGCATGCGGTTGTTTTCACGTCATAGAAAATGGTCCTATCTGGGTGAAATCATCCTCGGCTTCGGGCTGCTTTTTTTCGGCATGGAGACCATGAAGCATGCCT
This genomic interval from Geothermobacter hydrogeniphilus contains the following:
- a CDS encoding OmpA family protein, whose product is MNAKLGLVFYGVLTACLLCASLATAAQPSVEDFLGTRKVIAVIPFGLGSADLDKPARHIIDQLVERLKQVDPKRKVVRFEGFSSPEGSEVTNINLSMKRAMAVEDYLRTVYHLPPTRYLIGLGVAGGTTLDVVAQRRVEVVFYDNLLNMEDAEVDKVIIDDSKD
- a CDS encoding Crp/Fnr family transcriptional regulator; protein product: MVDLNALKNSSLFKGMTDAEMAALASVFHEKAMTEGATIFVEQMPGEMLYLIQSGTVKISKMLAEGEEKTLVLLGPEDVFGEMAILDGSPRSATARVAENARLLCIKKTDFEVLCDEQPRLGMKLMRNIIRVFSQRIRDNNDEFRDMLLWSLGKKKS